The genome window gggcgtcgattcgctcgacggccgacgaagcgcggcctcccgcttggccttggttgccccgcctcctcctccgttggcgggggagaggacggagcgagctcgaatgttgttcttccaccacacggggaagatgtcgtcgattccgggcgggcgggttgtcggccgccattgtcgttgtcgcacggcggtggaaggagtatcatgtcgtagctgccgtcgaaggacatgaactcaagactcccgaaacggagcaccgtcccgggccggagaggttgctggagactgcccatctggagcttgacgggaagctgttcgtcaacacgcagcaggcccctacctggcgcgccaactgtcggcgtttcgagaccggggggtccctaagccgactagtgagtgtgctgcgtgccccagcccagatgggtcgagcgcgtgggcgagcgcgaaggggggagaggcgaggtggccggagacgggcatgagagaggtggaagtcctgcggccttcgtgttcgtcccgcgcccaggttgggtgcgcttgcagtaggggggttacaagcgtccacgcgggtgagggaagtgagcggccccaagagagcgcctgtcccgtcctcggtcccgcgcggccaacactctctaagaaggccctggtccttccttttatagtcgtaaggagaggatccaggtgtacaatgggggtgtagcagagtgctacgtgtctagcggagggagagctagcgccctaagtacatgccaatgtggcagccggagagatcttggcaccctgctggtgtgatgtcgtggctgtcggaggagcaacggagcttggcggaaggacagctgtcggagcggtcgagtccttgctgacgtccacctgcttccataagagagctgagagccgccgccgtcatagagcttgggaggcgccatcattgcctatctggcggagctggccagatgggacaccggtcttgttctctgcggcccgagtcggctcggggtagagtggtcaTGGTGCTCCCTgtcgacgtggcgggcccgcgcccgaggctgggcgacgtgggggctcctccgaagctggggtcgaatctgtcttccgttgccgaggccgagtccgagcccctgggtcgggcgaggcggaagtcgttcggcagaggtcagggcggagtccgagccctggggtcgggtgaggcggagttcgtcgtcttccggggccgagcccgagtccgagccctggggtcgggcggagcggagttcgccgtcttccgggtcttagcccgagtccgagccctggggtcgggcggagcggagttcgccgtcttccgggtccgagcccgagtccgagccctggggtcgggcggagcggagttcgccgtcttccgggtcttagcccgagtccgagccctagggtcgggcggagcagagttcgccgtcttccgggtcttagcccgagtccgagccctggggtcgggcggagcggagttccctatggcgcccctggcgaggcctgactgcctgtcagactcactctgtcgagtggcaccgcagtcggagtggcgcaggcggtgctgtccttctgtcagaccggtcagtggagcagcggagtgacagcggtcacttcggctctgccggggggcgtgcgtcaggatagaggtgtcaggccacctttgcgttaaatgcccctgcaactcggtcaatcggtgcggcgatttagtcagggttgcttcttagcgaagccaaggcctcgggcgagccggagatgtgcccgccgttaaaaggggggcctcgggcgagacggaagtccctcgaggtcggctgcccgagtccgaggctaggctcgggtgaagcgtgatcgagtcactcgtatggactgatccctgacttaatcgcacccatcaggcctctgcagctttatgctgatgggggttaccagctgagaattaggcgtcttgagggtacccctaattatggtccccgacaccagttcacatccaaattctggacaagcctccagaaagctatgggcaccaagctagatttcagtaccgcttaccaccctcagacagatgggcagacagagtgagtcaacaaagtccttgaagatctgttaagggcatgtgtgctagcttttgatagaagttgggaatccagtctaccctacgcagagttctcctacaacaatagctatcagtccagcatcaagatgtcaccattcgaagcactgtatggacggaaatgccagacccctctcatgtggtccaacgtgggggaaaaagcactagaaggacctgcctttgtcaaagaggcggaagaaaaagttgcactgatccgcagaaggttgcttgaagctcaaagtcggcagaagagttacgcagacaacaggcggagggaactccgatttgaggaaggagatttcgtctacctcaaggtttctccaatgcgtggtgtcagaaGGTTCCAAGTCAAAGGGAAGCTAGCCCCACGTTTTGTAGGTCCCTAACCCATCATTAGCAAGGTAGGACCCACCGCATACCGCCTGGAACTACCAGAATTTatgtccgacatccacaatgtgttccacgtgtcccagctccgcaaatgcctgcaagcaccagaaagtcacctcgaagaagagacagtgcagattcagaaagaccttcaatatcgtgagaaaccagtgaagattcttgattcagcagtcagaaagacccgcacctcagaagtaaagctctgtaaagtttagtggagcagagaaggagaagaggaagccacctgggagagtAAGGACTTcttgaggaaggaatacccttatcttttcccaaatccagtctaaatctctagggcgagattcctttaagtggggtaggtttgtaacatcccaaaatttcaacccaggtttgaaaccctaaccccccctaattccccctcccccattttattcttctcccttaaccctacccctaggtcacccaaatcatatgcatgcacttaaaatgatttgaagcacctcacatagaccatatttatcaccaagttcatttagagaatttttgttaagagaaaaaggagcaaaaagatacaaaagtagaaaagaaaaagaaaaagaaatagattaagtaaaggaaaagggaaaacccctctcccctccctcggctgggccgaatcccagcccagctcgcgcgtgtcgcttctcccccctctcttccggcccaggcggcccaaaccGCGCGCCACTCCCGCCCCCTGACTTCCGGGCCCCGCCAGTCAGCGCCTCcccgctctctctctcgcgcggacctctctcactggcagcccgaccccacctgtcagctccttctccctcgcccatccctcaccggcgcgatcgccgccgagcgcccctcgcctcgtcgcctcgccattaatgctcgccagcccctgcgacaaccccgccactgtgcttgagccgaccactcaccccctcagcctgcccgagccgtcccaatcggcgttagcgccattcccgtacccatggcgagctcgccggtgctcgccgtctcccccatccccctccctcccccgagcgcctataaaagggcccgCTCGAGCCCCGTCTTCGCCACACAACACCAGCCATCCTCGCTGCCCTCCTCCCCGAGCTGTTCCAGCAAGCGCCGCCGTGCCCCTGCCTTGCTCCGGTGAGCGCCCTTCCCCCTCCCTAGCGTCTCTCTGTTCAATTAAACTATGGCCGAAGCTCCGCCACACGCTCGCGATCACTACCCCTGTCGTGGCCGGAaacctcaccggcggcttcgccgccgcgggcacccgccactgcgccgtggaccggccgccataggcccccgcaggccaaattcgccccaccaccgtgacccactccaaccgcccgtgcttcgccaccCCTTCCCCGCTAGAGgaccggaccgacggcggagaaccgccgcggagctCGTCGCCGACCGACCCGGTCGAGCCCCCTTCCCCCTCCGTTACCAAGTAGCGCCGTCAGCCCCCCCTCTCTCCCTGGCTAGTGGGCCCGCGCTACggcgccgtccccgccgccgtcCCCTCGCTGCTGGGCCGTTTGGGCCGCAAAGCGCGcctgcgcccgcgcccgcgcgccgagTGGGCCAAAAATCCCCCCGACCCAGTTGGATGGAgaattccttttcctttttcttttcctatttcttttCCTCATTTTCCcatatatatttagatgctaatattttatgcaccaaaaattgtctaaataaattattagggctcaaaaataataaagtataacaatttgcacaccccacaaaggtcactatgtttgatgtattgttattgtctatgtttaattagcggaagagggatccgatcctccggaacccttagctccggaagaagggcaagaacccgacccctccgagattaacctcttgtgccaggaaagcttcgacgaaggcaagtccacctttcccttgatgcattatttacctatctctctctaccactgcctaagcctggattatgggatgggaatcgaattgcatggtaagcatgagagagccgcattaactattacttcgattaaaagatatgggacaagtgaaaaggggtataagtgaaatgttttccaaaagagtgCAATGAAGGgtgctcaccctcatcacctggtgaagtaggatgatcagggactccctggtttaggggagggcctaaggtgttggctcagctggtttaggcgtgagcagaaggatcgtcctctcatataaggaccggtttgtcatctttcattacctgtactctcaaaaagtacaaccactcgaggctgtgtgggcagccactcaatctgaactcgtacggtccgaccccagggttatgaaggctggggtagcaccaggaggataaggagggggaatgttttgtccggtttggacatggcggtggcctgactccttccggtataaccgttaaggttcggacgtacaaggaaggaaagagtttcggattcgggtctcattggccatgagatcgcagagccggacttgtgggtaaagtgtacccatctgcgcagagtctaaacctattcgacagggaaatgtgtgtgtatgttctggaaagaaagtagtgccacgggagcgggaagctcagtggtggtcaagcaagtgttacttctattgtcttgggaaaaccctaaccattgagtactgcctttctctggaaaagtatgagtgacttcaactccaccatataaagcatgtacaatataggtcactttctctttatgggagccgggtgggcttgcggaatacctagtgtattcacccagatttatttatgtttttcagcagctgaagacttcttttctgctatgcttgattgatggggctgtgtcttcacccagttctgcctgtggcctgggctattttatcttccactgcgctttatgttttcggctcactttcgagcttgtatccccggtattgtaataatattattcagactctgtaactatttgaagtaatgaatgtggttactagcctcatgggactagtaattgtgtcacatttgagtcccaaaggatcgggacgcttcaatcCACCTCCGACTCATGACTTGCACAGGCCAGCATACTCATGACCTACAAGCCCTCAACCTGTGGAGCACTCatgacttatcaaggctagacctGAGTACGTAACGGTCTACAGGGCTCGCAACACGACGAGCCACACTTTGATCCAGGCAACGGAGGACATGTGCGGCGTGGTGCAGAGGTAGTAATGATGGCGATAGGGCCTCGCGCTGCCCATGTCGTCCGTCGTAATGAGCATGAACATGGACGACCAGACGCACGACCTCGCCGAGGTGAGACACCCTGTTTTACCACTGTATAATGGCTCCTTCCCAAGGGAGCCCCCAACCGCTGCCCCGCTCGCTCgactgcttgtaacccctactacgagcatcgAGCAACAAAAGTGTCGGTAGCGCGAGTCGTCGAAGACTGGATGTAGGTACGTGCTccccgaaccagtataaatcttacGCCCACCGAGCACATCGTTCGAACCCTAGAACACGTATATagaaatttacttgtcggagcggaggttcgaaacaccgacactagTAATATGAACAAACAAAATCCAAATAGAGGACCCAAAGatatataatatttttttgaAATAAAATGCTACTTTCATTATTTAAAATTTAAAACAAATAGTTATTTTAGATCCTATAAGAAAATTCAATTATTTAATTATGTAAGGGTGTTTTTTTTTGCTGTTTTAGGCAACTGGTATGCAAATATAACGTTGTAAAATGACATTACTAGACCCACTGAGTTTGTGGATTACTCTCTCCATTAAAAAATGGTAATCCTATTTAATTATAGAAAAGTCAAATTTTATAAATTTTGATCAATAATTAGTTTAATTGCATGAAAGTGTCTATAAAATAATAATGGTTTATAAAATTCAAAGTTTAAATTCGTATTGGTAGATTTATGTAGAAAGTGCCTATGAAATAATAATGATTTATAAACCATCAACTTTAGATTATAAGAGAAACTAATGGTAAAAGGTTATTTTATATAACTTTTTGTACGGTCTAATATACACGGTTCATATTCTCCACGCTGTTGCATCGCTTGCAGAGGCTGCAGCATAACAGTAGTTTCCAAATTCCAAGTACTAGTAGTAGTTGCTAACTAACACGATTTCACGCAGCACTGCGAAGAAGCGAGACAGATACAATGTCTTTGGCACCAACTAGCTAGTTCTCGCTAAAGGCAAGGACGACCGAGCAAATCCAACAGCAGCCCTGACGCCGCCCGACCCGATGGCCCCATTCGCGCCCGCACGCATGGCACCGGTACAGCACAGTACATCACAACAGATGCGACGGGCCCGACACGAACTGCATGAACTCGGTGTCGCGGAGCAGCGCCGCCATGGTGTCCGGGGTCAGGCACACCTCGATGTCCACGCTGCCGTCCCCGGCGCGTCCCGGGAACGCCGACATCTTGCCGTCGAACTTGTTGGCGCGGCCGCTCCGCACCGCGAGGGGCCGCCCCCACCCGAAGTCATTGCCCTCGTACATCGGGAACCGGTTGGAGCTTCCCATCGTGATCACCGCGCCGTCGGGGTTGCCCAGCGGGAAGCACCGGGGCGCGGCCTgccacgccgccgccgcgcgccggaTCGCGCCGTCGCCGTACGCCGCGAGGCTCGCGTTCAGCTTGCCCGCGGCCCACCGTAGATCGCTGCAAGCCAGCAGctccgtcaccgtcgccgtcgtcacagCGCTCTGGATGGCGTTGCCGAAGTAGGCAGGGGAGACGGCCGGCCGCAGCCGATGCCGGCAGTTCACGGCCATCCGGAACGTCGTCGTCGCGTCGGGATCCAGGCGTTTCCGGGCACGCGTCACCGCGAGCCATATCTGCGCGCACAGCGACTGGAACGACGAGATCTCCTCCCCGCCGCGCCCGCGCACTAGGGGATCGTTCTTGGGGTCCTGCGCCATCTTGCCGTAAACCTCGGCGTCTTGGCCACGGCTCGGACGACGGTTGGCTACCGCTTTCAGCTGGCGAACTGCGTCAGCGCTGAAGCGAAAGACGCGCTCACGGAGCGGCGCGTCCACGTCGAATGTCACCGACGGGCCGACGCCGCCGGGGAAGCGGAGGACGGCGGTGGACTCGCCAAAGAAGTTTCGGCTGAAGTCCGGCAGCCTGGTGGGCGAGTCGCCGCGGCAGATGGCCGCCCAGGTGTTgaagaagtgccagaaggaggTGCCGTCCACGACGGCGTGGTTGGCGACGATGCCGATGAAGACGGCGCCGTCGCCGAGCACGGTGACCTGGAACGACGCGAGCGGGCGACGGTGGCCCTCGTAGCTGACGGTCCGGTCCATGTCCATGGGGAACAGGTCCTTGGTGAGCTTGGTCGGCACGTCGGCGCCAGGGACGAGGAAGTCGTCGAGCGACAGGCCGGGCGCGACGGCGTGCAGGAAGTCCACGCCGGCGCCGTCGTTGCAGCGGACGACGACGCGGCCGTCGTCGTCGGGCAGCGTGACGAGGCGGCCGGCGAGGGGCGGGACGGCGGCGAGCGCCCGggacagcgacgaccggagcagcaGCACGAGCGAGGGCATGGGCAGGTCGGGCGCCGGGAAGAAGAGCCCCTTCTGGATGTAGTGGCACGACAGCATGGGCAGGTCGGAGACGGACAGCGCGAGGTCACCGACCGCCGGCGCCGACGCGGCGTCCGGGCGGACGTGCTGCCTCGACACGACGGCGATGCCCGAGGGCGGCGCGTCCaggcaggcggcggcggcggcggcggcctgcAGTCTGGGCATAATGGTGGACGCGGCCGCCGGGGCGGCGTCCAGCATGGGCATGGTGGAGATCATCTGAGCCATGTGTTCGGTTGCCCTGCGCTGCAGCGCCTGCC of Zea mays cultivar B73 chromosome 8, Zm-B73-REFERENCE-NAM-5.0, whole genome shotgun sequence contains these proteins:
- the LOC103636474 gene encoding uncharacterized acetyltransferase At3g50280 — encoded protein: MAQMISTMPMLDAAPAAASTIMPRLQAAAAAAACLDAPPSGIAVVSRQHVRPDAASAPAVGDLALSVSDLPMLSCHYIQKGLFFPAPDLPMPSLVLLLRSSLSRALAAVPPLAGRLVTLPDDDGRVVVRCNDGAGVDFLHAVAPGLSLDDFLVPGADVPTKLTKDLFPMDMDRTVSYEGHRRPLASFQVTVLGDGAVFIGIVANHAVVDGTSFWHFFNTWAAICRGDSPTRLPDFSRNFFGESTAVLRFPGGVGPSVTFDVDAPLRERVFRFSADAVRQLKAVANRRPSRGQDAEVYGKMAQDPKNDPLVRGRGGEEISSFQSLCAQIWLAVTRARKRLDPDATTTFRMAVNCRHRLRPAVSPAYFGNAIQSAVTTATVTELLACSDLRWAAGKLNASLAAYGDGAIRRAAAAWQAAPRCFPLGNPDGAVITMGSSNRFPMYEGNDFGWGRPLAVRSGRANKFDGKMSAFPGRAGDGSVDIEVCLTPDTMAALLRDTEFMQFVSGPSHLL